Proteins found in one Paenibacillus dendritiformis genomic segment:
- a CDS encoding DUF445 domain-containing protein — protein MPNWMFILFSVIVAAFVGGITNHFAIKMLFHPRQPIHLFGRRVPFTPGLIPKRKLDIAASLGDVVSEYLVTSDGLRAMLRQPEVQERAASGLTGFLDRLLADDRTLREWAALAFPGRSWPELSEAWGERLDKLTESGIRRGLAGSGWDERPLSEFLPAGQEESLNRLAGKAASAILLSIERELLSSSGQRMLLRMAKEFVDRSKGFMGVMAAIFVDEDRLVTRITPLLAEQLRSDKVHETVTRMLERKLEEWLSQPPAELLRVWSESDPAGQIIGLANSWLQWSRRLERWGDARPSRLLEESKEAWQPYVPRLIDYAIALLDRNLDKVVRAARLQDVVRSQVEQFPIERLETIILSVSGKEFRAITWLGALLGGIIGLIQSLILLAIGS, from the coding sequence GTGCCCAATTGGATGTTTATTCTATTTAGCGTCATTGTCGCCGCGTTCGTCGGCGGCATAACGAATCATTTTGCCATAAAGATGCTATTCCACCCGCGGCAGCCGATTCATCTGTTCGGGCGGAGAGTGCCGTTCACCCCCGGCCTCATTCCGAAGCGGAAGTTAGATATTGCGGCCTCGTTAGGGGATGTCGTATCTGAATATTTGGTAACCAGCGACGGGCTGCGGGCGATGCTGCGCCAGCCGGAGGTGCAGGAGAGGGCGGCGTCCGGCCTGACAGGCTTTCTCGACCGGCTGCTGGCGGACGACCGCACGCTGCGCGAATGGGCCGCGCTCGCCTTCCCCGGCCGCAGCTGGCCTGAACTGAGCGAGGCCTGGGGGGAGCGGCTCGATAAGCTGACCGAGTCGGGAATTCGGCGCGGCTTGGCAGGCAGCGGCTGGGACGAGCGTCCGCTGTCCGAGTTCCTGCCGGCAGGGCAGGAGGAGAGCCTGAACCGGCTGGCAGGCAAGGCCGCTTCCGCTATCCTGCTGTCGATTGAGCGGGAGCTGCTGTCGTCCAGCGGGCAGCGCATGCTGCTGCGGATGGCGAAGGAATTCGTCGACCGGTCGAAGGGGTTCATGGGCGTGATGGCGGCTATCTTCGTCGATGAAGACAGGCTGGTGACGCGGATCACGCCTCTGCTGGCGGAGCAGCTCCGCTCCGACAAGGTCCATGAGACCGTGACCCGCATGCTGGAGCGGAAGCTGGAGGAGTGGCTGAGCCAGCCGCCGGCCGAGCTGCTGCGCGTCTGGTCGGAGTCCGATCCTGCCGGCCAGATTATCGGCTTGGCGAACTCATGGCTGCAGTGGAGCCGCCGTCTGGAGCGGTGGGGAGACGCGCGGCCGAGCCGCTTGCTGGAGGAGAGCAAGGAGGCGTGGCAGCCTTACGTGCCGCGGCTCATCGATTACGCGATTGCGCTGCTGGACCGCAATCTGGACAAGGTGGTGCGCGCCGCACGCCTGCAGGATGTGGTCCGTTCGCAGGTAGAGCAATTCCCGATAGAGCGGCTGGAGACGATTATTTTGAGCGT
- a CDS encoding YheC/YheD family protein → MLKSKVRLHVVSAGILREDTIMLGDSYVKQWKIPVNHPITIRFGSFRQSVTVSSVPKSDGLRINHALARNMGLSNGVALRLTYTQQTLRIGPLIGVLISRDYPDVPDRPFGTITAFCREMVDACQSQGAVACFFTPEHVKDTQRIQAWVYTKGSWQLTSMPIPDVVNNRLTSRSLENKPSVQHFMKEVKSRYHSHVFNEKFLDKTEVFDALKASAELTRYLPESHLLRNYSTLKTMSGRHQTLFLKPARGSLGKGIICINRTSDNGFQALYSNISGTKRQNFSSLTKLYSTLSGKLKTNRYQIQQGLNLIDYAKRPIDFRALVQKNIQGRWSITSIVARTASTQHFVSNVARGGTLSTVKEAVGRSNLPAGVKSDIMGRLQRAALDIARGIDTHIPAHFGELGIDLAIDTSGKVWLLEVNSKPSKNDNTPLNVNRVRPSVRKTVEYARYLSGF, encoded by the coding sequence ATGTTGAAATCAAAAGTGAGGCTCCACGTTGTGAGCGCCGGCATCTTGCGGGAAGACACAATCATGTTGGGCGACAGCTATGTCAAGCAATGGAAAATTCCCGTAAACCATCCGATTACGATCCGCTTCGGTTCCTTCAGACAGAGCGTGACAGTGTCCTCCGTTCCCAAATCTGACGGGCTCCGGATCAATCATGCGCTGGCCCGCAATATGGGTCTGTCTAACGGTGTTGCCCTGCGGCTAACGTATACCCAACAGACGTTGAGAATCGGTCCGCTCATCGGCGTCCTGATCAGCCGGGATTATCCTGATGTGCCGGATCGGCCGTTCGGCACGATTACTGCCTTCTGCAGGGAGATGGTCGATGCCTGCCAATCCCAAGGAGCCGTTGCCTGCTTCTTCACGCCGGAACATGTGAAGGACACTCAACGGATTCAGGCATGGGTTTACACAAAAGGAAGTTGGCAGCTCACCAGCATGCCGATCCCGGATGTCGTGAACAATCGCTTGACTTCACGATCTCTGGAGAACAAACCTAGCGTACAGCATTTCATGAAAGAAGTAAAATCACGTTACCATTCGCATGTTTTCAATGAAAAGTTTCTGGATAAGACCGAGGTGTTCGACGCGTTGAAGGCGAGTGCGGAGTTGACCCGCTACTTGCCGGAATCGCATCTGCTGCGCAACTACTCTACCCTCAAGACGATGAGCGGACGACATCAGACCCTCTTCCTGAAGCCGGCCCGGGGAAGCCTCGGCAAAGGCATCATCTGCATCAACCGTACCTCGGATAACGGCTTTCAAGCCCTCTACTCCAATATTAGCGGCACCAAGCGCCAGAACTTCAGCAGCTTAACCAAGCTGTACTCTACCCTGTCCGGGAAGCTGAAGACGAACCGCTACCAGATCCAGCAAGGCTTGAACCTAATCGATTATGCCAAGCGCCCGATCGATTTCCGCGCGCTCGTTCAGAAGAACATTCAAGGCCGCTGGAGCATTACGTCCATCGTCGCCCGAACCGCGAGCACGCAGCATTTCGTGTCGAATGTGGCGCGCGGCGGAACCCTCAGCACCGTGAAGGAAGCGGTCGGCCGATCGAATCTGCCGGCCGGCGTGAAGAGCGACATCATGGGCAGGCTGCAGCGGGCGGCGCTCGATATCGCGCGCGGCATCGACACGCATATTCCCGCTCACTTCGGTGAATTGGGGATCGATCTGGCAATCGATACGTCAGGCAAAGTGTGGCTGCTTGAAGTCAACTCCAAGCCTTCCAAAAATGACAATACTCCATTGAACGTCAACCGAGTCCGACCCTCCGTCCGCAAAACGGTAGAATACGCCCGGTATTTGTCCGGGTTTTGA
- a CDS encoding YheC/YheD family protein: MKKNGTEQPVIGVLQNESPGTPPFTEPEYCRRLCQAGRKHGVRVIVFSPAWADLASGTVNGYVYGDHRWEPCTTALPPLVYNRCVFSGGSASARTSAALAKLLRSRHTAQLGVGLRGKWDIYRSLSAESGLSAILPPTHLYKGKRSVAAALSRYGGSLFLKPHAGSQGKSALRVQYHRRTAQREDGSHAPLLNITGRDQCNRPLTKQFECTEDGYEWIASFIGRRTFVMQPCLSLLTQAGEPFDIRVLMQKNDRGRWATTGMAARVGTPDSITSNLHGGGRAVSVLPFLKREYDLERAERLMEQLHAYSERIPPLLEARHGRLMEVGLDYGIDREARMWLLEVNSKPGRRVFRQTGEREAAVKSVENPILYARYVLGRHLRRVSP; encoded by the coding sequence ATGAAGAAGAACGGAACCGAGCAGCCCGTCATCGGCGTTCTGCAGAACGAATCGCCCGGCACGCCTCCCTTCACCGAGCCTGAATATTGCCGCAGACTGTGTCAGGCCGGACGCAAACACGGCGTCCGGGTCATCGTCTTTTCGCCCGCATGGGCCGATCTTGCTTCCGGCACGGTGAACGGTTATGTCTACGGCGACCATCGATGGGAGCCCTGCACCACGGCGTTGCCTCCCCTTGTATACAACCGGTGCGTATTCTCCGGGGGCAGCGCCAGCGCCAGAACTTCAGCCGCCCTCGCCAAGCTGCTGCGGAGCAGACACACTGCCCAACTGGGAGTAGGATTACGGGGCAAATGGGACATCTACCGCTCCTTATCCGCGGAGTCCGGCCTGAGCGCGATTCTGCCGCCCACTCATCTCTACAAGGGCAAGCGCAGCGTCGCTGCGGCGCTGTCCCGGTACGGTGGAAGCCTGTTCCTGAAGCCTCATGCCGGCTCCCAAGGAAAATCTGCGCTCCGGGTCCAGTATCACCGCCGGACGGCACAGCGAGAAGACGGAAGCCATGCCCCCTTGCTGAATATAACGGGACGCGATCAATGCAACCGCCCGCTGACGAAGCAATTTGAATGTACCGAGGATGGATACGAATGGATTGCCAGCTTTATCGGCAGACGAACCTTTGTCATGCAGCCCTGCTTGTCCTTGCTGACCCAGGCGGGCGAGCCATTCGACATTCGTGTGCTGATGCAGAAGAATGACCGGGGCCGCTGGGCGACGACCGGCATGGCCGCACGCGTCGGCACCCCTGACAGCATTACTTCCAATCTCCATGGAGGCGGGCGGGCCGTGTCTGTCCTTCCATTTTTGAAGCGCGAATACGACCTGGAGCGTGCCGAGCGGCTCATGGAGCAGCTGCATGCCTATAGCGAGCGCATTCCCCCTCTACTTGAAGCACGACACGGGCGTCTGATGGAGGTCGGTCTGGATTACGGCATTGATCGGGAAGCCCGCATGTGGCTGCTGGAGGTCAATTCGAAGCCGGGCAGGAGGGTCTTCCGTCAGACAGGCGAGCGGGAAGCCGCTGTGAAATCCGTGGAAAATCCCATCTTGTATGCGCGCTATGTATTGGGTCGACATCTTAGGAGGGTAAGTCCATGA
- a CDS encoding YheC/YheD family protein, with product MSLTVCNVHLTPKSEKTVYLSSTLMKQLKLTGKKSVRLRLGKATIPATLKPVKRPGNHVFIPAGLRSFVRVPKSGMVYLRNDQEGDLQLGPLIGVLSDSSLRTQSHPFGSRTTFIKQILRVGNKKGFVFAFTPRDINWNNETVNAYFLSESDSWIRRTVPLPDVVYNRLPSRRAETSSSIQTLRERFVRRNIPFFNWSFFKKSDIYELLENDLEANLHVPESVMNPTPDTIRDMLARHQFVYYKPTSGSLGIGIYRLTYLPRKGYFARYTVNGKNTLLRFKHFSSLIRMLQGRHGRSLRNYVVQQGVRLIEIDSCPIDFRFHMHKNGDNDWTVVGIGAKKAGKGSVTTHVKNGGQLMTPEQALQRMFGDRSEEVLGNMKTVAIELAMAIERNYPHLLGELGFDLGIDRDEHVWMFEANAKPGRSIFKHPSLRNEGQSSIEHILDHCLFLSKFRRRDPM from the coding sequence ATGAGTTTGACGGTATGCAACGTCCACTTAACACCTAAATCCGAGAAAACAGTGTATCTCTCCAGCACCTTAATGAAGCAATTGAAGCTAACCGGCAAAAAATCAGTGCGGCTTCGATTGGGCAAGGCGACAATCCCCGCTACGCTGAAGCCGGTGAAGCGTCCAGGCAACCATGTCTTCATACCGGCCGGCCTTCGTTCCTTCGTCCGGGTGCCGAAATCCGGTATGGTCTATCTTCGCAATGATCAGGAAGGCGATCTGCAATTGGGGCCGCTGATCGGCGTCTTATCGGATTCCTCGCTGCGCACGCAGTCGCATCCATTCGGCAGCCGAACCACGTTCATTAAGCAAATTTTGCGCGTCGGCAATAAGAAAGGCTTCGTCTTTGCCTTCACTCCGCGCGACATCAATTGGAACAACGAGACCGTCAACGCCTACTTCCTATCGGAATCCGACAGCTGGATCCGGCGAACCGTACCGCTGCCGGATGTCGTATATAACCGGCTGCCGAGCCGGAGGGCAGAGACATCGTCCTCGATCCAGACGCTGCGGGAGCGGTTCGTTCGCCGGAACATCCCTTTTTTCAACTGGAGCTTCTTCAAAAAATCCGATATCTACGAGCTGCTGGAAAACGATCTGGAGGCGAACCTCCACGTGCCGGAATCCGTCATGAACCCGACGCCGGACACGATTCGCGACATGCTGGCCCGCCATCAGTTCGTCTATTACAAGCCGACCTCGGGAAGCCTTGGCATCGGCATCTATCGGCTGACCTACCTGCCGAGGAAAGGCTATTTCGCACGCTACACGGTCAACGGCAAAAACACGCTGCTTCGCTTCAAGCACTTCTCCAGCCTCATCCGCATGCTGCAAGGAAGGCACGGCCGTTCGCTGCGCAACTATGTCGTGCAGCAGGGGGTTCGGCTCATCGAGATCGATAGCTGTCCGATCGACTTCCGCTTCCATATGCACAAGAACGGGGATAATGACTGGACCGTAGTCGGAATCGGCGCCAAGAAAGCGGGCAAAGGCAGCGTCACCACCCACGTAAAGAATGGCGGCCAACTGATGACGCCGGAGCAGGCTCTCCAGCGGATGTTCGGCGACAGATCCGAAGAAGTGCTTGGCAATATGAAAACGGTAGCCATTGAGCTGGCCATGGCCATTGAACGGAACTATCCTCATCTGCTCGGCGAACTCGGCTTCGACCTCGGCATAGACCGGGATGAGCATGTATGGATGTTCGAGGCCAATGCCAAGCCTGGGCGTTCAATATTCAAGCATCCCTCTTTGCGCAATGAAGGTCAATCATCCATTGAACATATCCTGGATCACTGTCTGTTCCTTAGCAAATTCCGCAGGAGGGATCCGATGTGA
- a CDS encoding YheC/YheD family protein — translation MSGIQQDQLPVVAILTIEDAKEKFRGNRDNFLDILRTGKDLGFTVYIVTVKDLKLGARRIAGYDYNEDKQAWAQDWYPPPRIVYNRIPLREDENLPAVRRKIEEILDHPTIRLYNPYFFNKWQLFEWLQKSRATRTFIPATRRLRTSVALAKMLNKHPYLFLKPETGKAGMGIMTLRVNHTKAMKFRLKTQDRRRSALFKCATISKLWTRIRKQAGNHDYIVQQGIPLATVNRRPFDLRVLVQKNSKGQWDITGVGARVAGTSSITTHVPRGGSIEDPEKLLSANFGVEQARRTMARTKNAAIIIARQIERGSGHMLGEMSMDLGVDTNGSIWFFEANAKPMKFDEPHIRRRSLERIFQYSTYLYRNGG, via the coding sequence GTGAGTGGCATACAGCAAGATCAACTGCCGGTCGTCGCCATTCTGACGATCGAGGATGCCAAGGAAAAATTCCGCGGCAATCGTGACAACTTCCTGGATATCTTGCGTACGGGCAAGGATCTTGGTTTTACCGTATATATCGTGACCGTGAAGGATCTGAAGCTCGGCGCCAGGCGAATCGCGGGCTATGATTACAACGAGGATAAGCAGGCCTGGGCGCAGGATTGGTACCCGCCTCCTCGCATCGTCTACAACCGCATACCGTTGCGGGAGGATGAGAATCTGCCTGCAGTCCGCCGCAAGATCGAGGAGATTCTGGACCATCCGACCATTCGCCTGTACAATCCTTATTTTTTCAACAAATGGCAATTATTCGAATGGCTCCAGAAATCGAGGGCCACCCGGACCTTCATCCCCGCCACGCGGCGGCTGCGCACCTCTGTCGCCCTGGCTAAGATGTTGAACAAACACCCCTATCTGTTCCTGAAGCCGGAGACGGGGAAGGCCGGCATGGGCATTATGACGCTGCGCGTCAATCATACGAAAGCGATGAAATTCCGGCTGAAAACCCAGGACAGAAGAAGGAGCGCCCTGTTCAAATGCGCCACGATCTCGAAGCTGTGGACCCGGATACGCAAGCAGGCCGGGAACCATGATTATATCGTCCAGCAAGGCATTCCGCTGGCTACGGTGAATCGGCGGCCGTTTGATTTGAGGGTGCTGGTGCAGAAGAACAGCAAAGGCCAATGGGATATTACCGGTGTCGGCGCCCGTGTCGCCGGCACTTCGAGCATTACGACCCATGTTCCACGCGGCGGAAGCATCGAGGATCCCGAGAAGCTGCTGAGCGCGAATTTCGGCGTCGAACAAGCGCGGAGAACGATGGCCCGCACCAAAAACGCGGCGATCATCATCGCCCGGCAGATCGAACGCGGCTCCGGACATATGCTGGGCGAGATGTCGATGGATTTGGGCGTGGATACGAACGGCAGCATCTGGTTCTTCGAAGCCAATGCGAAGCCGATGAAATTCGATGAGCCCCATATTCGGAGACGCTCACTGGAACGAATATTCCAGTATTCAACTTATTTGTATCGAAATGGCGGATAA
- a CDS encoding YheC/YheD family protein — protein MDEPVLGILTLYLNDQKQLEERHIYQKMVVAGKKLGLTVFVFTPEDVDHEQKRINGMWYHQKSGRWTRKWTRFPTMIFDRCRIQKSYRFEQLKRFRSKYPKLLYLNRPLRNKWTIYQVLSTVPSLKKYLPYTRQYSGIQDVQRMLKERPLLYLKPINGTGGRGILRIQRLRSTDGMVYVEGRDHQRQVIRPQKMTFSQLAAQLSCWKANDRYLIQQGIALKLPSGRVHDYRMLVQKDGSGVWSVTGCAGRVGPLHSITSNLHGGGQAVRMEELLTQWIGDEARIQDVRKEAEALSLEVAAFLEKRYDALCELALDLAIDQRGRIWLLEVNPKPAREVFYRIGDKVTYRNAIVRPLEYASWLYRKKAGIQLPDSDPPPMPPADSDSKE, from the coding sequence TTGGATGAACCCGTTCTTGGCATCTTGACGCTTTATTTAAATGATCAAAAACAATTGGAAGAACGGCATATTTATCAGAAGATGGTTGTGGCCGGAAAAAAGCTGGGGTTGACCGTCTTCGTGTTCACCCCGGAGGATGTTGATCACGAGCAAAAGCGAATCAACGGCATGTGGTACCATCAGAAGAGCGGGCGCTGGACGCGTAAATGGACCCGCTTCCCGACCATGATCTTCGATCGGTGCCGCATTCAGAAAAGCTACCGATTCGAGCAGCTGAAGCGGTTCCGCAGCAAATACCCGAAGCTGCTGTATCTGAACCGTCCGCTCCGCAATAAATGGACGATCTACCAGGTGCTCTCCACGGTCCCGTCCTTGAAGAAGTATCTTCCCTATACAAGGCAGTATTCGGGAATTCAGGATGTGCAGCGCATGCTGAAGGAGCGGCCGCTGCTCTACCTGAAGCCGATTAACGGCACGGGAGGGCGCGGCATTCTTCGCATCCAGCGCCTCCGCTCGACGGACGGCATGGTCTATGTCGAGGGAAGGGATCATCAGCGGCAGGTCATCCGGCCGCAGAAAATGACCTTCTCTCAGTTGGCCGCCCAGCTATCCTGCTGGAAGGCGAACGACCGCTATCTCATCCAGCAGGGCATTGCGCTCAAGCTGCCCAGCGGCCGTGTGCATGATTACCGGATGCTCGTGCAGAAGGACGGCTCCGGCGTCTGGTCGGTTACCGGCTGCGCCGGCCGCGTCGGTCCGCTCCATAGCATCACGTCGAATCTCCACGGCGGAGGCCAGGCCGTGCGGATGGAGGAGCTGCTGACGCAGTGGATAGGCGACGAGGCCCGCATCCAGGACGTCCGCAAGGAAGCCGAAGCCCTTAGTCTCGAGGTGGCCGCATTCCTTGAGAAGCGATATGATGCTCTCTGCGAGCTGGCACTCGATCTCGCGATCGACCAGAGAGGGCGCATCTGGCTGCTGGAGGTCAATCCGAAGCCGGCGCGCGAAGTGTTCTACCGCATCGGCGATAAGGTGACGTACCGCAACGCCATCGTGCGCCCGCTGGAATATGCATCCTGGCTGTACCGGAAAAAGGCCGGCATCCAACTGCCGGATTCCGACCCGCCGCCGATGCCGCCAGCCGACAGCGATTCGAAAGAATAA
- a CDS encoding HAD family hydrolase — protein MATLRTDRLPRPEAMIFDMDGTLFRTESLLMTAYHRVFDTLRSEKLHEGPTPPEDLMLGSLGMLLADIWQRVMPEGSPEAHRRADELLLQYELSGLNEGIAELYPQVKETLAELQREGVKLFVASNGLEEYIQAIVKTFGMDELFTGLYSAGGRGTATKVELVRLLKSEHGIESAWMVGDRSSDVEAGKENGLAVIGCQYAGFGQEQELEGSDIIIRQFDELLELYRSTAS, from the coding sequence ATGGCCACATTGCGCACAGACCGGCTGCCGCGCCCGGAAGCGATGATCTTCGATATGGACGGGACACTGTTCCGCACAGAGTCGCTGTTGATGACAGCGTATCATCGGGTATTCGATACATTGCGGAGCGAGAAGCTGCACGAGGGGCCGACGCCCCCGGAAGATTTGATGCTCGGATCGCTTGGGATGCTGCTGGCGGACATCTGGCAGCGGGTTATGCCGGAAGGCAGCCCGGAGGCGCACCGACGCGCGGACGAGCTTCTGCTGCAATACGAGCTGTCCGGATTGAACGAAGGAATCGCGGAACTGTATCCGCAGGTGAAGGAGACCTTGGCCGAGCTGCAGCGGGAAGGCGTGAAGCTATTCGTCGCAAGCAACGGGCTGGAGGAATATATACAGGCGATCGTGAAGACCTTCGGCATGGACGAGCTGTTCACCGGCTTGTACAGCGCGGGCGGAAGAGGCACCGCGACCAAGGTGGAACTGGTGCGCCTCCTGAAGTCGGAGCATGGCATCGAATCGGCCTGGATGGTCGGCGATCGCTCCTCTGACGTGGAAGCGGGGAAGGAGAACGGGCTGGCCGTCATCGGCTGCCAATATGCCGGCTTCGGCCAGGAACAGGAGCTCGAGGGTTCAGACATCATCATCCGACAATTCGACGAGCTGTTGGAGTTATACCGCTCGACAGCCTCTTAA
- a CDS encoding YpdA family putative bacillithiol disulfide reductase: protein MEQVIIIGAGPCGLSAAIEMQRKGWDPLIIEKQCIVHSIYRYPTHLQFFSTPVLLEIGGIPFATPNEKPYRHEALVYYRRVSEQYGLCIRSYEEVKNIAKEEDGIFTLHTETRSGEALTYRSRHVVIATGYFDYPNLLGIPGEDLPHVTHYFQEAHPYAGMKIVIIGGSNSAVDAALECERVGAQVTIVYRGTEISGNIKPWVRPILESKLAKERIHIRYGSRVVHIAQDQVRIECADGSTEEISCDFVLALTGFRPDRKLLESSGVRMQDDQDKPVYDPDTMETNVPGLYVAGVIASGRNANEVFIETGRYHGRLIADHIGPNPDAATEVRPNN, encoded by the coding sequence TTGGAACAAGTGATAATTATAGGCGCCGGGCCCTGCGGGCTGTCGGCCGCGATCGAAATGCAGCGCAAGGGATGGGATCCGCTCATCATCGAGAAGCAGTGCATCGTTCATTCCATTTACCGTTATCCGACCCATCTCCAGTTCTTCAGCACGCCGGTGCTGCTGGAAATCGGCGGCATCCCGTTCGCGACCCCGAATGAGAAGCCGTACCGTCACGAAGCGCTTGTATATTACCGCAGAGTGTCGGAGCAGTATGGGCTCTGCATTCGCTCCTATGAAGAGGTCAAGAATATCGCCAAGGAGGAGGACGGCATCTTCACGCTGCATACGGAGACCCGCAGCGGAGAAGCGCTCACTTACCGCAGCCGGCATGTCGTCATTGCGACCGGCTATTTCGATTATCCGAACCTCCTGGGCATCCCGGGCGAGGACCTTCCGCATGTCACCCATTATTTCCAGGAGGCGCATCCGTACGCCGGCATGAAGATAGTCATCATCGGCGGCAGCAATTCCGCCGTCGATGCCGCGCTCGAATGCGAGCGGGTGGGCGCCCAGGTAACCATCGTCTATCGCGGCACAGAGATCTCCGGCAATATCAAGCCGTGGGTCCGCCCGATTCTGGAGAGCAAACTCGCCAAGGAGCGGATCCATATCCGTTACGGCTCCCGCGTCGTCCATATTGCCCAAGATCAGGTGCGCATTGAGTGCGCCGACGGCTCAACGGAGGAGATCAGCTGTGACTTCGTGCTCGCCCTGACCGGCTTCCGTCCCGATCGCAAGCTGCTGGAGTCGAGCGGCGTCCGCATGCAGGACGATCAGGACAAGCCCGTCTACGATCCGGACACGATGGAGACGAACGTGCCCGGCCTCTATGTCGCGGGCGTCATCGCGTCGGGCCGCAATGCGAACGAAGTCTTCATCGAGACCGGCCGCTACCATGGCCGCTTGATTGCCGACCATATCGGCCCCAATCCCGACGCCGCGACCGAAGTCCGGCCGAACAACTGA